TATGTAGGGAATACGGAACAGATATCCTGGCATGGCAGGCACCGCAGGCAGAGGAGCGCATTCTCGATCTCGGTGCGGGACCGGGCAGTTAACGGCTGCGATCGCGGCGGCGGGAGCGACTGTCCTCGGGCTAGATAATTCACCGGACCTGATTGCCCGGGCGCGTGCCAATTATCCCGAGCTAGAGTTTGCGATCGCGGACGGAACTCGTTTCACCACAAATTCACCGTTCGATGCAGTGTTTTACAACGCGGCTTTGCACTGGATGCAGCCGCCGGATGCCGTTATCGATCGCGTGTGGCGCGCCCTCATACCCGGCGGGCGTTTTGTTGTGGAGTTCGGCGGGCGCGGTAATTTAGACTCCATTGTTGAGGCGATTGCAAGCATCGCCGCCGAGCGCGGGTTGTCCTGGACAAATCCCTGGTATTTCCCTAGCGTCGGCGAGTACGCAAGTTTGCTCGAAGCACGTGGCTTTGAGGTCGAGCTGGCAATGCTGTTCGAGCGCCCCACGACGCTCGCCGACGGGGAGGCGGGATTGCGTCACTGGTTACAGATGTTCGGTGGTGCGATCGCGACAGATGAGACTGCAGATGCGATCGCAGAACGATTGCGAACGCAGCTCTGGCGCAAGGGTGCCTGGATTGCCGATTACCGGCGGTTGCGCGTGGTGGCGCGGCGCGAACAATAGACAGATGGCAGCTCGAGGGGGCAAGGCAAGACTTGGTGAGCTCTGGAGCGGCAGAGAGTCTGCCCCCGCCGCTCCAGAGCTCGGATCGGTTAAGTTGCGCGCTCTAGCAAACCGCTGTGACGCAGCAGCGGAGCAGTTTGCGGCTCGCGACCTCGGAACTCGCGGAACACGGCCATTGGATGTTCGGAGCCGCCCATGCCCAAGACGGTGTCGCGGAAGCGACGACCCGTTGTCGCGATCGCCTCTTCGTCGTCCATGCCAGCTTCCTCAAAGGCGGCAAAAGCATCGGCGCTGAGGACTTCTGCCCATTTGTAGCTGTAGTAGCCCGCTGCGTACCCGCCAGCAAAGATATGCCCGAAAGAATTGAGGAAGGCATCCTCGGGAATTGGCGGCAGAACGGTGGCTTTCTGGGCAATACGGTTGCTAACGTCGTCGGGCGTTTCGCCACTATCGGGACGGTAGCGGTAGTGTAGCTCGAGGTCGGTGAAGCTGAAGTAGAGCTGGCGCAACATCGCCGAGCCGCTCATGTAATTGCGCGCGGCGAGGAGTTTTTGATAGTACGCTTCCGGCAGCGGTTCTCCCGTCTCGTAGTGCTGCGCCATCGAGAACAGCGTCTGCCAGTCGTAGCACCAGTTTTCCATGAACTGACTCGGCAGCTCGACAGCATCCCATTCGACATTGTTGATGCCCGCCGCACCCGGATAGTCGACGCGCGTCAGCATGTGCTGCAGTCCGTGCCCGAATTCGTGGAACAGGGTCTCCACGTCCTCAAAGGTCATCAAACTCGGCCGGCCGTCCACGGGCGGTGTTTGGTTGCAAATCAAGTACGCGACCGGCAAGCGCGTTGCGGTGGCGAGTTTGGCGCGATTGATGCACTCGTCCATCCAGGCCCCGCCGCGCTTTTCGGCCGGGCGGCTATAGGGATCGAGGTAGAAATACGCAATCGCCGCGCCGCGCTCGTCGCTGACCCGGAAGTAGCGTACGTCGGGGTGCCACACTGGGGCTTCGCCGTCAGCGGCAGCGATCGTCACGCCAAACAGTCGCCGCGCCAATCCGAACAATCCCGCAAGCACTTGCGGCAGCGGGAAATACGGTCGCAAGGCCTCCGCTTCAAACGCAAACTTTACTTCGCGCTGGCGCTCGGCCCAAAAACGCGTATCCCACTGCTGCAAGTTTGCGGCTTCCAGTGCGCCTTGCTCGGCAGCGAATGCCTTCAGCTCGGCAAACTCGCGATGGGCGGCGTCATAGCTGGCCTGTCGCAGTTCTTCGAGCAAATCCTCCACGGCATCCGGACTAGGTGCCATTTTTCGCGCGAGGCTGAGTTCGGCGAAGGTATCGAAGCCCAGCAGGTTGGCTTTCTCTTGACGCAGCGCCAAGGTGCGGCGGACGATCGGCGTGTTGTCCAAATCGCCGCTCGCCGCGCGGGTAATGAAGGCTTTGTACAGGCGCTCGCGCAGGTTGCGGCGGCGGCTGTGCTTCATGAACGGTACGAAACTCGGATAGTCCAACGTCACGACCCACGGACCGTCCTCGGGCGTAGCATCCTCATCGCCTTTTTCGCGGGCAGTTTGGGCGGTTAGGGCGAGCGCGCTTGCCGGCAATCCGGCAACGTCGTCGCGATCGGTCAACCGCAGCTTGAAGGACTTGGTCGCATCGAGAACGTGGTTGGAAAATGACGTTGCTAGCTCCGCGAGTTCGAGTTGGATGGCATTGAAGCGATCGCGGGCCGCGCCGTCCAACCCGACCCCGGACAGTTCGGCGCTGCGAATGGCTGCTTCGACGATGCGCTGTTGGGCGCGATCGAGCTCGTCCCAATGTGCCTCGCGCAGGACAACAAATGCGTCGTACAGCGGCCGGCTTTGGGAGAAGCGGTTGGCAAACTTCACGACCTCCGGCTGAACGGTTTCATAGGCCTCGCGCAGCTCCGGACTGTTCTTGACACCCATCAGATGTCCGACGATACCCCAACCCCAGCTCAGGCGCTCCTCAATCCCCGTCAGCGGGACGACTAGACCGCCCCAAGTAGGCGTGGCACTCGCTTCGAGAGATTCGAGCTCGGCGAACAGCTCGCTCAGCAGCTCGCGGATGGCTGGTACGACATGAGCGGGCTCGATGCGTTCGAAAGGCGGCAGTCCTTGCCCGATCGACAGGGGATTATCGACTGTTGCGGCAGAAGTCATACTCGTTATGGCTTTGCGTTGTGTTTCTTTACCCTAACGCGATCGCGCGGCAACTGGTGCCAGAACGGTCGCTAGGCACTGCATTTCAATGTATCTGGGAGCGGTTCGATGTTGCCTGAATGCACTGCTGCGATTGCCGCGCTCACCGGGCAGCAACGGTAAGATGTTAAGCACTGTTACGCGCGTCGCTGCCATGACCCACAAAGTCGATCTGTCCGACGCCCTGCCAGCGAGCAACGCCAACGGTCGCCGCGCGCCCGTCCCTGCCGTCAATCGCGCTATTATTCGCGTTACCGGCGCGCGCCAGAACAACCTCAAGAACGTCAGCTTGGAGCTGCCGCGCGATCGCCTCGTGGTGCTGACGGGCGTGTCGGGGTCGGGGAAGTCGTCGTTGGCGTTCGATACGATTTTTGCCGAAGGACAGCGACGCTACGTCGAGTCGCTCAGCTCCTACGCCCGACAGTTTCTCGGTCAGGTCGACAAGCCCGATGTAGACGCGATCGAGGGGTTGAGTCCGGCCATCTCCATCGACCAGAAGTCCACATCGCACAACCCGCGCTCCACGGTCGGCACGGTCACTGAAATCTACGACTACCTAAGGCTGTTATTCGGCCGTGCCGGCGAGCCCCACTGTCCGCACTGCGATCGCAACATCGCCCCGCAAACCATCGACCAGATGTGCGATCGGGTGTTGGAGCTGCCCGAT
The nucleotide sequence above comes from Rubidibacter lacunae KORDI 51-2. Encoded proteins:
- a CDS encoding M3 family metallopeptidase — encoded protein: MTSAATVDNPLSIGQGLPPFERIEPAHVVPAIRELLSELFAELESLEASATPTWGGLVVPLTGIEERLSWGWGIVGHLMGVKNSPELREAYETVQPEVVKFANRFSQSRPLYDAFVVLREAHWDELDRAQQRIVEAAIRSAELSGVGLDGAARDRFNAIQLELAELATSFSNHVLDATKSFKLRLTDRDDVAGLPASALALTAQTAREKGDEDATPEDGPWVVTLDYPSFVPFMKHSRRRNLRERLYKAFITRAASGDLDNTPIVRRTLALRQEKANLLGFDTFAELSLARKMAPSPDAVEDLLEELRQASYDAAHREFAELKAFAAEQGALEAANLQQWDTRFWAERQREVKFAFEAEALRPYFPLPQVLAGLFGLARRLFGVTIAAADGEAPVWHPDVRYFRVSDERGAAIAYFYLDPYSRPAEKRGGAWMDECINRAKLATATRLPVAYLICNQTPPVDGRPSLMTFEDVETLFHEFGHGLQHMLTRVDYPGAAGINNVEWDAVELPSQFMENWCYDWQTLFSMAQHYETGEPLPEAYYQKLLAARNYMSGSAMLRQLYFSFTDLELHYRYRPDSGETPDDVSNRIAQKATVLPPIPEDAFLNSFGHIFAGGYAAGYYSYKWAEVLSADAFAAFEEAGMDDEEAIATTGRRFRDTVLGMGGSEHPMAVFREFRGREPQTAPLLRHSGLLERAT
- a CDS encoding class I SAM-dependent methyltransferase translates to MAGTAGRGAHSRSRCGTGQLTAAIAAAGATVLGLDNSPDLIARARANYPELEFAIADGTRFTTNSPFDAVFYNAALHWMQPPDAVIDRVWRALIPGGRFVVEFGGRGNLDSIVEAIASIAAERGLSWTNPWYFPSVGEYASLLEARGFEVELAMLFERPTTLADGEAGLRHWLQMFGGAIATDETADAIAERLRTQLWRKGAWIADYRRLRVVARREQ